From Heliomicrobium modesticaldum Ice1, a single genomic window includes:
- the nifD gene encoding nitrogenase molybdenum-iron protein alpha chain, which yields MAEQQDLKGYASRAMVDEVLSAYPEKVQKMRAKHITVKEEGCASCSIRSNAKTVPGLMTARGCAFAGAKGVVFGPVKDMVHISHGPVGCGYYSWGNRRNLAEGTLGVDNFVPFQFTSDFTEGDIVYGGDKKLEQLCREVKALFPTVKGISVMSECPVGLIGDDIESVSKRMSKELGIPIVPVRCEGFRGISQSLGHHIANDAIRDHLLAKKERPDPGPYDVSLIGDYNIGGDAWASIKILEEMGLKVRNIWTGDATVEMLQTAHQVKLNLIHCYRSMNYICKHMEEEYGIPWVEFNFFGPTKIKESIRKIAAFFDETIQEKAEAVIAKYDPLMQAVIDKYRPRLEGKKVMLYVGGLRPRHVIGAYEDLGMEVVGTGYEFAHKDDYDRTFPMMGDNTVIYDDVTAFEFEEFVNRMRPDLIGSGIKEKYVFEKMGYPFRQMHSWDYSGPYHAYDGFPIFARDMDIALSSPTWGLAKVPWQKDAKEVRK from the coding sequence ATGGCTGAACAGCAGGATCTGAAGGGATATGCCAGCAGAGCGATGGTCGACGAGGTCCTCTCTGCCTATCCCGAAAAAGTTCAGAAGATGCGCGCCAAGCACATCACCGTCAAGGAAGAGGGCTGCGCCTCCTGCTCGATTCGATCCAACGCCAAGACAGTCCCCGGCCTGATGACCGCCCGCGGTTGCGCCTTCGCCGGCGCCAAAGGCGTCGTCTTCGGACCGGTGAAAGATATGGTGCACATCTCCCACGGACCGGTTGGCTGCGGCTACTACTCCTGGGGCAACCGCCGGAACCTGGCGGAAGGCACCCTGGGTGTCGATAACTTCGTTCCCTTCCAGTTCACCTCCGACTTCACCGAAGGCGACATCGTCTACGGCGGCGACAAGAAGCTGGAGCAACTCTGTCGGGAAGTCAAAGCACTCTTCCCGACTGTTAAAGGCATCTCCGTCATGTCCGAATGCCCCGTCGGCCTCATCGGCGACGATATCGAGAGCGTCTCCAAGCGGATGAGCAAGGAACTGGGCATCCCCATCGTCCCGGTCCGCTGCGAAGGCTTCCGTGGCATCAGCCAGTCCCTCGGCCACCACATCGCCAACGACGCGATACGCGACCACCTGCTGGCCAAAAAGGAACGTCCCGATCCCGGCCCCTATGACGTCTCCCTCATCGGCGACTACAACATCGGCGGCGACGCCTGGGCATCCATCAAGATTCTCGAAGAGATGGGCCTGAAGGTGCGCAACATCTGGACCGGCGACGCCACCGTCGAGATGCTGCAAACGGCCCATCAGGTGAAGCTGAACCTCATCCACTGCTACCGCAGCATGAACTACATCTGCAAACACATGGAAGAGGAATACGGGATCCCCTGGGTGGAGTTCAACTTCTTCGGCCCCACTAAGATCAAAGAATCGATCCGCAAAATCGCCGCTTTCTTCGACGAGACCATCCAAGAGAAAGCGGAAGCGGTCATCGCCAAGTACGATCCCCTCATGCAAGCCGTCATCGACAAGTACCGCCCGCGTCTGGAAGGCAAAAAGGTCATGCTCTACGTCGGCGGCCTCCGTCCCCGTCATGTCATCGGCGCCTACGAAGACCTGGGCATGGAAGTTGTCGGCACCGGTTACGAGTTTGCCCACAAAGACGACTATGACCGCACCTTCCCCATGATGGGCGACAACACCGTCATCTATGACGACGTGACCGCTTTCGAGTTTGAAGAGTTCGTCAACCGCATGCGGCCCGACCTGATCGGCTCCGGGATCAAGGAAAAGTACGTCTTTGAAAAGATGGGCTACCCCTTCCGCCAGATGCACTCTTGGGATTATTCCGGTCCCTACCACGCCTATGACGGTTTCCCCATCTTCGCCCGTGACATGGATATCGCCCTGAGCAGCCCCACTTGGGGACTGGCCAAGGTGCCCTGGCAAAAAGACGCGAAGGAGGTGCGCAAATGA
- the nifK gene encoding nitrogenase molybdenum-iron protein subunit beta: MSENTCAYRQSKEEVAEWLNSPEYREMNFNRKALSINPSKACQPLGALLCALGIEGCLPFVHGSQGCAAYFRNTLNRHLREPVPTVSDSMTEDSAVFGGQANLIEGLKNAYQVYKPQMIAVFTSCMAEVIGDDLNAFIANARNAGSVPRDFPIAFAQTPSFVGSHITGWDNMFKALLQSLADPRHGRWTNGRLYVVPGFDAYPGNLREYKRLVSAMGIPMTMLPDATEAMDSPHTGEYRIYPGGTPMAELADALNASGFIFMQRYSTVGSYKFVKNVQKINTEVVTMPIGINNTDKFLMALQEMTGKPIPAELEKERGRAVDSAIDAHPYIHGKRFALFGDPDLLLGLTGFLLEMGGIPAHIVCTNGTEQFRKDIQAVLDASPFGKDCGVHVGRDLWHMRSLLMTEPVDMLIGDSHGKFNAKDANIPLVRIGFPIMDRVNLHRSPIVGYQGAINLVTMIANTFIDQVDCTCPDRLFELMR, from the coding sequence ATGAGTGAGAACACCTGCGCCTACAGGCAATCCAAAGAAGAGGTGGCCGAATGGCTGAATTCGCCCGAATACCGGGAGATGAACTTCAACCGCAAAGCCCTGTCCATCAACCCCTCCAAAGCCTGCCAGCCCCTCGGCGCCCTCCTTTGCGCCCTTGGCATCGAGGGCTGCCTCCCCTTCGTCCACGGTTCGCAAGGCTGCGCCGCCTACTTCCGCAACACCCTGAACCGTCACCTGCGCGAGCCTGTTCCCACCGTCTCCGACTCGATGACCGAAGACTCGGCCGTCTTCGGCGGTCAAGCCAACCTGATCGAAGGTCTGAAAAACGCCTACCAGGTCTATAAGCCCCAGATGATCGCTGTCTTCACCTCCTGCATGGCCGAGGTTATCGGCGACGACCTGAACGCCTTTATCGCCAACGCCCGCAACGCCGGCTCGGTGCCCCGGGACTTCCCCATCGCCTTCGCCCAGACGCCCTCCTTCGTGGGCTCTCACATCACCGGTTGGGACAATATGTTCAAAGCCCTGCTCCAGTCCTTGGCCGACCCGCGCCATGGCAGATGGACCAACGGCCGCCTCTATGTGGTCCCTGGCTTTGACGCCTACCCCGGCAACCTGCGCGAATACAAGCGCCTCGTATCGGCCATGGGCATCCCCATGACGATGCTGCCTGACGCCACCGAAGCGATGGATTCGCCCCACACCGGTGAGTACCGGATCTACCCCGGCGGCACGCCTATGGCGGAACTGGCGGACGCCCTGAACGCCTCCGGCTTCATCTTCATGCAGCGCTACTCCACCGTCGGCAGCTACAAGTTCGTCAAAAACGTCCAGAAGATCAACACGGAAGTGGTCACCATGCCCATCGGTATCAACAACACCGACAAGTTCCTCATGGCCCTGCAAGAGATGACCGGCAAGCCGATCCCGGCAGAATTGGAAAAAGAGCGCGGCCGTGCCGTCGACTCGGCCATCGACGCCCATCCGTACATCCACGGCAAGCGTTTCGCCCTGTTCGGCGACCCCGACCTGCTCCTGGGCCTCACCGGCTTCCTGCTCGAAATGGGCGGCATCCCGGCCCACATCGTTTGTACCAACGGCACCGAGCAGTTCCGCAAGGACATCCAAGCGGTGCTCGACGCCAGCCCCTTCGGCAAGGACTGCGGCGTCCATGTCGGCCGCGACCTCTGGCATATGCGCTCGCTGCTGATGACGGAGCCTGTCGACATGCTGATCGGCGACTCCCACGGCAAGTTCAACGCCAAGGACGCCAACATCCCCTTGGTCCGCATCGGCTTCCCGATCATGGACCGCGTCAACCTGCACCGGAGCCCCATCGTCGGCTACCAAGGCGCCATCAACCTGGTCACCATGATCGCCAACACCTTCATAGACCAAGTCGACTGCACCTGCCCGGACCGTCTCTTCGAACTGATGCGCTGA